The Bubalus bubalis isolate 160015118507 breed Murrah chromosome 16, NDDB_SH_1, whole genome shotgun sequence genome window below encodes:
- the LOC102395515 gene encoding olfactory receptor 52A1-like: MSISNITVFMPSVFMLIGIPGLESVQCWIGIPFCAMYLTAVIGNALLLIIIKSEPSLHEPMYIFLGMLGVTDIALSTSIVPKMLGIFWFHIPEIYFDSCLLQMWLIHTFEGFESGFLLAMALDRYVAICYPLRHASIFTPQLVTQIAAMVTLRATIFVTPSLVLIKYQLHFFHTKVISHCYCEHMAIVKLAAEDARVNKIYGLLVAFTVAGFDLICISLSYVQIFITVFRLPQKEARLKAFNTCIAHICVFLQFYLLAFFSFFTHRFGSHIPPYIHILFSSIYLLVPPFLNPLVYGAKTKQIREQLSFICI; encoded by the coding sequence ATGTCcatttccaacatcacagtcttCATGCCTTCTGTGTTCATGCTAATAGGGATCCCAGGCCTGGAGTCTGTGCAGTGCTGGATTGGGATTCCATTCTGTGCCATGTATCTCACTGCTGTAATCGGAAATGCCTTACTTCTGATCATCATCAAATCAGAGCCCAGCCTCCATGAACCCATGTACATTTTCCTGGGCATGCTAGGAGTCACAGATATTGCTCTTAGCACCAGCATTGTGCCCAAAATGCTTGGAATCTTCTGGTTTCATATACCAGAGATATATTTTGACTCTTGCCTGCTTCAAATGTGGCTCATTCACACATTTGAAGGCTTTGAGTCAGGCTTCCTCCTGGCCATGGCCCtggaccgctatgtggccatctgttaTCCACTGAGACATGCTTCCATCTTTACCCCCCAGCTAGTCACCCAAATAGCAGCTATGGTAACACTCAGGGCTACCATTTTTGTGACCCCCAGCCTAGTACTGATAAAATACCAGCTGCACTTTTTTCATACAAAAGTTATCTCCCACTGCTACTGTGAGCATATGGCCATTGTGAAACTGGCTGCAGAAGATGCCAGGGTCAACAAAATCTATGGTTTGCTTGTGGCTTTCACTGTTGCTGGGTTTGACCTCATATGCATCTCATTGTCCTATGTACAGATATTTATCACAGTTTTTCGTTTGCCCCAGAAGGAGGCTAGGTTGAAAGCATTCAATACTTGCATCGCTCACATCTGTGTCTTCCTCCAGTTCTACCTCCttgccttcttctctttctttacaCATAGGTTTGGTTCTCACATCCCCCCTTACATCCACATCCTCTTTTCTAGCATTTACTTGCTGGTCCCTCCATTTCTCAATCCACTTGTCTATGGTGCAAAAACCAAGCAGATTC